The following coding sequences lie in one Aspergillus luchuensis IFO 4308 DNA, chromosome 8, nearly complete sequence genomic window:
- the HTB1 gene encoding histone H2B family protein (COG:B;~EggNog:ENOG410PNT7;~InterPro:IPR009072,IPR000558,IPR007125;~PFAM:PF00125;~go_component: GO:0000786 - nucleosome [Evidence IEA];~go_function: GO:0003677 - DNA binding [Evidence IEA];~go_function: GO:0046982 - protein heterodimerization activity [Evidence IEA]): MPPKAAEKKPSTGGKAPAGGKAPAEKKEAGKKTAAAASGDKKKRGKTRKETYSSYIYKVLKQVHPDTGISTRAMSILNSFVNDIFERVATEASKLAAYNKKSTISSREIQTSVRLILPGELAKHAVSEGTKAVTKYSSSAK, translated from the exons ATGCCTCCCAAAGCCgctgagaagaagcccaGCACCGGTGGCAAGGCCCCGGCTGGCGGCAAGGCTCccgctgagaagaaggaagccggCAAGAAgactgctgccgctgcctccggcgacaagaagaagcgtgGAAAGACCAGGAAGGAGACCTACTCCTCTTACATCTACAAGG TCTTGAAGCAGGTCCACCCTGATACCGGTATCTCGACTCGCGCTATGTCCATCCTGAACTCTTTCGTCAATG ATATCTTTGAGCGTGTCGCGACCGAAGCCTCGAAACTCGCTGCTTACAACAAGAAGTCCACCATCTCTTCACGGGAGATCCAGACCTC TGTGAGGCTCATCCTTCCCGGTGAATTGGCGAAGCACGCGGTGTCCGAAGGCACCAAGGCTGTCACGAAGTACTCGTCGTCTGCCAAATAA
- the HTA1 gene encoding histone H2A (COG:B;~EggNog:ENOG410PNTK;~InterPro:IPR002119,IPR032458,IPR007125,IPR009072, IPR032454;~PFAM:PF00125,PF00808,PF16211;~go_component: GO:0000786 - nucleosome [Evidence IEA];~go_function: GO:0003677 - DNA binding [Evidence IEA];~go_function: GO:0046982 - protein heterodimerization activity [Evidence IEA]), with translation MTGGKSGGKASGSKNAQSRSSKAGLAFPVGRVHRLLRKGNYAQRVGAGAPVYLAAVLEYLAAEILELAGNAARDNKKTRIIPRHLQLAIRNDEELNKLLGHVTIAQGGVLPNIHQNLLPKKTPKSGKGPGSQEL, from the exons ATGACTGGAGGCAAATCTGGAGGCAAGGCCAGCGGCAGCAAGAACGCCCAATC CCGCTCGTCTAAGGCCGGTCTCGCCTTCCCCGTTGGTCGTGTCCACCGTCTGCTCCGCAAGGGCAACTACGCCCAGCGTGTTGGTGCCG GTGCCCCCGTTTACCTCGCTGCCGTCCTTGAGTATCTCGCCGCCGAAATCCTTGAATTGGCTGGCAACGCTGCTCGCGATAACAAGAAGACCCGTATTATCCCTCGTCACCTTCAGCTCGCCATCCGCAACGATGAGGAACTGAACAAGCTTCTGGGTCACGTCACCATTGCCCAGGGTGGTGTCCTCCCCAACATCCACCAGA ACCTTCTGCCCAAGAAGACCCCCAAGAGTGGAAAGGGCCCGGGAAGCCAGGAGCTGTAA
- a CDS encoding DnaJ and TPR domain protein (COG:O;~EggNog:ENOG410PJCZ;~InterPro:IPR011990,IPR001623,IPR036869,IPR019734, IPR013026;~PFAM:PF00226;~SECRETED:SignalP(1-20);~go_function: GO:0005515 - protein binding [Evidence IEA]), with protein sequence MHLPLTSLTVFLAFLSAGHGLQSSQIPSDTPLSSLIASAKTHLAGGSPREALMYFDAAVSRDPTNYLTIFQRGATHLSLGKSSLALEDFDRVLQLKPDFESALLQRARLRASSADWAGALDDLDKAGKGSTPEYQELRDSRDAASAALEAESRGAWDACVSQASVALSKATMSLSLRRARAHCRFETGETEQGISDLLHVLQIHPSSLEPYLQISSTLFYALGDTDRGIAQIRKCLHSDPDSKPCNRLYRRERQLVKQLQKLEDALNARKHNNAINILVGVGSEGGLLDDVRKDAAQAKEEGNIHPKAPSSLYASLVERTCDVFREAQMPKRASSYCSEALTFDPNSLPALLLESQQAIDEDRFDDAIRLLNQAKEHHSSSREVQTLLQKAQVLQKRSKQKDYYKVLGVGRDADERTIKRAYRQLTKQHHPDKAISQGVTKEEAEKKMASINEAYEVLSDPELRSRYDSGDDPNDPESQRGRPFQGSPFGPGGQFFFQQGGGQQFKFSGQGFNFPGGFPFR encoded by the exons ATGCACTTGCCTCTGACATCTCTTACGGTCTTTCTGGCCTTTCTTTCCGCTGGCCATGGCCTGCAGTCTTCCCAGATTCCCTCTGACACCCCATTATCATCTTTGATCGCTTCTGCGAAAACTCACCTTGCGGGTGGTTCCCCCCGCGAGGCCTTGATGTATTTTGATGCAGCTGTGTCCAGAGATCCCACAAATTATCTTACAATCTTTCAGAGAGGTGCTACCCATCTGTCCCTTGGTAAAAGCTCACTGGCTCTTGAGGACTTCGACCGGGTTCTCCAACTGAAGCCAGACTTCGAAAGCGCTCTTCTACAACGGGCACGGCTGAGAGCCAGCTCTGCTGACTGGGCAGGTGCgttggatgatcttgataaGGCTGGTAAGGGGTCCACACCGGAGTATCAAGAACTCCGCGATTCGCGTGATGCTGCGTCTGCCGCGCTGGAAGCGGAAAGTCGCGGAGCCTGGGATGCCTGTGTAAGCCAGGCGAGTGTAGCTTTGTCCAAGGCAACCATGTCTTTGAGCCTGCGGCGGGCTCGGGCACATTGTCGCTTTGAGACTGGTGAAACAGAACAGGGAATcagcgatcttcttcacGTGCTACAAATTCACCCGAGCTCCTTGGAGCCCTATCTACAGATATCATCTACACTTTTCTATGCCTTGGGAGACACAGACCGCGGTATCGCCCAAATACGCAAATGTCTGCATTCTGACCCCGATTCCAAACCGTGCAATCGCCTTTacagaagggaaaggcagcTCGTGAAACAGTTGCAGAAACTGGAGGATGCTCTGAATGCGCGAAAACACAATAACGCCATCAATATACTGGTAGGAGTCGGTAGTGAAGGCGGTCTTCTTGATGACGTGCGGAAGGATGCTGCacaggcgaaggaggagggtaATATCCACCCGAAAGCCCCGAGCAGCCTTTATGCCTCACTCGTCGAACGAACCTGCGACGTTTTCCGAGAG GCGCAAATGCCCAAACGGGCTAGTTCCTACTGCTCTGAGGCTTTAACTTTCGATCCTAATTCTTTACCAGCGCTGCTCCTCGAGAGTCAGCAAGCTATTGACGAGGATCGATTTGATGATGCTATACGGTTGCTAAATCAAGCCAAGGAACATCATTCCAGTTCGAGGGAAGTTCAGACCCTGTTGCAGAAGGCCCAAGTTCTACAGAAACGCTCCAAGCAGAAAGACTACTACAAGGTCTTGGGTGTGGGCCGTGATGCGGACGAGAGGACCATCAAGCGTGCTTATCGGCAGCTTACGAAACAGCATCACCCTGATAAGGCCATTTCCCAGGGTGTTACCaaggaggaggctgagaagaagatggcctCAATCAATGAAGCTTACGAGGTACTATCAGATCCTGAATTGCGATCCCGGTACGACAGCGGCGATGACCCCAATGACCCCGAGTCACAAAGGGGCCGGCCATTTCAGGGGAGTCCGTTTGGGCCAGGCGGACAATTTTTCTTCCAGCAGGGCGGCGGTCAGCAATTCAAGTTTTCGGGTCAGGGCTTCAACTTTCCCGGCGGGTTTCCTTTCCGCTAA
- a CDS encoding uncharacterized protein (COG:S;~EggNog:ENOG410Q2Q8): protein MESPTADPDTQAEVNLMILDYLLCMAIHQVLDSGNGKFEDDTSWSLDTINTIKTALLPSDTLPKDIQIKTQILELAQLFSDGNGKTEPSRELATELLQEDQRRSPFTRSGRSNPQPYQPHESDKLPAHDTRVVAFDRSYNALVRFVTLCGTARDNLPDGHADIAANLITQAALNEYHTAGVKAPGRYRECIERVTACLREALDPYAEQVNLAYLSTLLPSIDLASAESEGPGRKSPRGDTITRSVLCFLTDLMKTLDPPILIQLERGKLGGLSREETQQLKDRIGL, encoded by the exons ATGGAATCGCCCACAGCAGATCCGGATACACAGGCTGAGGTAAATCTCATGATACTGGATTACCTCCTGTGCATGGCCATCCACCAAGTCCTGGACTCCGGGAATGGTAAATTTGAAGATGACACCAGCTGGAGTCTCGATACGATCAACA CCATCAAGACTGCACTCTTACCATCGGACACCCTTCCCAAAGACATTCAGATAAAAACCCAGATACTAGAGCTCGCACAATTGTTCAGTGATGGCAATGGAAAAACAGAGCCAAGCAGAGAACTTGCTACTGAATTGTTGCAGGAAGACCAGCGCAGGAGTCCGTTTACACGATCTGGAAGAAGCAACCCCCAACCATACCAGCCACATGAAAGTGACAAACTACCCGCCCATGATACCCGGGTTGTCGCCTTTGATAGATCCTACAACGCGCTAGTCCGATTTGTCACCCTTTGCGGCACTGCGAGAGACAATTTACCAGATGGACACGCTGATATTGCTGCGAATTTAATAACCCAAGCTGCACTGAACGAGTACCACACTGCGGGTGTTAAGGCGCCAGGCAGGTACAGAGAATGCATTGAACGTGTCACTGCGTGCCTGCGCGAAGCCTTGGATCCGTATGCAGAGCAGGTAAACCTAGCGTACCTGAGCACCCTGTTACCATCCATCGACCTTGCATCAGCCGAGTCGGAAGGACCTGGGCGGAAGTCACCACGCGGAGATACTATTACCCGCTCAGTACTTTGTTTCCTGACCGACCTCATGAAGACACTAGACCCTCCAATACTCATTCAACTCGAGAGAGGAAAACTTGGAGGACTGAGCCGTGAAGAGACCCAGCAGTTGAAGGACAGGATAGGGCTTTGA
- the ATG4 gene encoding cysteine protease ATG4 (BUSCO:EOG09264B3O;~COG:O;~EggNog:ENOG410PI8K;~InterPro:IPR038765,IPR005078;~MEROPS:MER0013559;~PFAM:PF03416) gives MNTVDIGRCSKRIVQYLWDPEPRNDEDPTSSIWCLGIEYHPEKDVSPRGETPDKNSARDNTTGTTNYRKPSEHAWPESFLLDFESRIWMTYRSNFPPIPRVEGDDKSASMTLGVRLRSQLVDTQGFTSDTGWGCMIRSGQSLLANALSTLVLGRDWRRGARFEEESQLLSLFADTPTAPFSVHRFVKHGAESCGKFPGEWFGPSATAKCIEALSSQCGSPTLKVYVSNDTSEVYQDRFMNVARNSSGVFQPTLILLGTRLGIDHITPVYWDGLKATLQLPQSVGIAGGRPSASHYFVGAQGSHLFYLDPHYTRPALPDRQGGELYSKEEVDTYHTRRLRRIHVRDMDPSMLIGFLIRDQEDWDDWLNRIQAVKGRPIIHVLKQMNPDHDQEAEALDQVEALDDIE, from the exons ATGAACACAGTCGACATAGGACGGTGCAGCAAACGCATCGTACAGTATCTCTGGGACCCAGAGCCCAGGAATGATGAAGATCCTACTTCCTCGATATGGTGCCTAGGAATAGAGTATCACCCCGAGAAGGATGTCAGCCCAAGGGGGGAGACAC CGGACAAGAACAGCGCCCGAGATAACACGACGGGAACGACCAACTATCGGAAACCATCAGAACATGCGTGGCCCGAGTCGTTCCTGTTGGATTTTGAATCAAGAATCTGGATGACGTATAGGTCCAATTTTCCCCCGATACCCAGAGTCGAGGGAGACGACAAAAGTGCATCAATGACACTGGGGGTACGCCTAAGAAGCCAATTAGTAGATACGCAAGGATTTACATCCGATACTGGCTGGGGCTGTATGATACGATCCGGTCAGAGCCTGCTGGCAAATGCACTATCTACGTTGGTCCTAGGACGTG ACTGGCGCCGTGGAGCGAGGTTCGAGGAAGAGTCACAGCTACTGTCTCTTTTCGCCGACACACCAACTGCCCCCTTCTCTGTACATCGGTTCGTCAAGCATGGCGCCGAATCGTGTGGGAAGTTCCCAGGGGAATGGTTCGGGCCCTCCGCAACGGCCAAGTGCATAGA AGCACTTTCGTCACAGTGTGGAAGTCCTACACTTAAAGTCTATGTCTCTAATGATACATCGGAAGTTTACCAGGACAGGTTCATGAATGTCGCCCGAAACTCTTCCGGTGTCTTTCAGCCTACCCTGATACTGCTGGGAACAAGGCTCGGCATTGACCATATCACTCCAGTCTATTGGGATGGCCTAAAAGCCACATTGCAGCTCCCTCAATCAGTCGGAATTGCAGG GGGACGCCCGTCGGCGTCACACTACTTTGTTGGAGCCCAAGGGTCACATCTATTCTATCTAGATCCACATTATACCCGCCCTGCGCTTCCAGATCGCCAAGGAGGCGAACTATACTCAAAAGAGGAGGTTGATACTTATCATACACGGCGCTTGAGAAGAATTCACGTGCGGGACATGGATCCGAGCATGCTTATAGGCTTCCTCATCCGAGACCAGGAAGATTGGGACGACTGGTTAAACCGCATACAAGCCGTCAAGGGGCGGCCGATCATCCATGTACTCAAGCAGATGAATCCTGACCACGAtcaggaagcagaagcactTGACCAGGTCGAAGCGCTGGATGATATCGAATAG
- a CDS encoding NADH dehydrogenase [ubiquinone] 1 beta subcomplex subunit 9 (COG:C;~EggNog:ENOG410PQYY;~InterPro:IPR008011,IPR033034;~PFAM:PF05347;~go_process: GO:0006120 - mitochondrial electron transport, NADH to ubiquinone [Evidence IEA]) — protein MPLNAGASLYRRSLKLALDWAVHRHIWRGQAVYIRSLFEANKDVRDPRQQKVLLQETEKLLETWKHPDPYRAPTAPGGSKYERNIPAPQLPRE, from the exons ATGCCTCTCAACGCTGGCGC TTCACTTTATCGACGGTCCCTGAAACTGGCCCTTGATTGGGCCGTTCACCGCCATATCTGGAGAGGACAAGCTGTGTATATCCGCTCACTTTTCGAGGCCAACAAAGATGTTCGCGATCCCCGTCAGCAGAAG GTACTGCTTCAAGAGACAGAAAAGCTCCTAGAGACATGGAAACACCCTGACCCTTACCGCGCACCTACGGCCCCGGGTG GCAGCAAGTACGAGAGAAACATTCCCGCCCCTCAATTGCCCCGTGAGTGA
- the KGD2_1 gene encoding putative dihydrolipoamide succinyltransferase (BUSCO:EOG09263I7I;~COG:C;~EggNog:ENOG410PHAP;~InterPro:IPR006255,IPR000089,IPR001078,IPR003016, IPR023213,IPR011053;~PFAM:PF00364,PF00198;~go_component: GO:0045252 - oxoglutarate dehydrogenase complex [Evidence IEA];~go_function: GO:0004149 - dihydrolipoyllysine-residue succinyltransferase activity [Evidence IEA];~go_function: GO:0016746 - transferase activity, transferring acyl groups [Evidence IEA];~go_process: GO:0006099 - tricarboxylic acid cycle [Evidence IEA]) — MASRLPFHRLSGQHLRALHRNASVSRSLHIGRARSLMSIASQKSANGPLKSSAGLQQVTALGPKMSRFGIAPFAAAQVRTYADTVVKVPQMAESITEGTLKQFSKQIGDYVERDEEIATIETDKIDVSVNAPESGTIKEFLVGEEDTVTVGQDLVKLELGGAPETKKEDANEKPAAPAAADKPTASEPEKPKAPEAPQSSSEKATPSEPSPSKKTEPVATKPQASEPAKPSVGGREERRVKMNRMRLRIAERLKQSQNTAASLTTFNEVDMSSLMEFRKLYKDDVLKKTGVKLGFMSAFSRACVLAMKDVPAVNASIEGPNGGDTIVYRDYVDISVAVATEKGLVTPVVRNAETMDLVGIEKAIADLGKKARDNKLTIEDMAGGSFTISNGGVFGSLMGTPIINLPQTAVLGLHAIKDKPVAVNGKVEIRPMMYLALTYDHRLLDGREAVTFLVKVKEYIEDPRRMLLG, encoded by the exons ATGGCTTCTCGATTACCGTTTCATCGCCTCTCTGGGCAACACCTGAGGGCTCTTCATCGAAACGCCAGCGTTTCCCGCAGCCTCCACATCGGCCGCGCCAGAAGCTTGATGTCCATTGCTTCCCAGAAAAGCGCCAATGGTCCTCTCAAGTCAAGCGCGGGTCTTCAGCAGGTTACGGCTCTGGG ACCCAAAATGTCTCGCTTCGGTATCGCTCCCTTCGCGGCTGCTCAGGTGCGAACTTATG CGGACACTGTTGTCAAGGTTCCACAGATGGCGGAATCGATCACCGAAGGCACATTGAAGCAATTCTCCAAAC AGATCGGTGACTACGTTGAACGGGACGAGGAGATCGCAACCATTGAGACTGACAAG ATTGATGTATCCGTTAATGCCCCTGAATCCGGTACCATCAAAGAGTTCCTCGTGGGCGAGGAAGACACCGTCACAGTTGGACAGGACCTTGTCAAGTTGGAGCTTGGAGGTGCCCCTGAaaccaagaaggaagacgcaAATGAAAAGCCGGCCGCGCCAGCCGCTGCTGACAAGCCCACGGCTTCCGAACCTGAGAAACCGAAGGCACCCGAAGCACCCCAGTCTTCATCCGAGAAAGCCACACCTTCGGAGCCCAGTCCCTCAAAGAAAACAGAGCCGGTAGCTACAAAGCCTCAGGCCTCCGAACCTGCCAAGCCCAGCGTTGGGGGTCgcgaagagaggagg GTTAAAATGAATaggatgagattgagaatCGCAGAACGTCTGAAGCAGTCCCAGAACACGGCAGCTTCTCTCACCACATTCAACGAAGTTGATATGTCCTCTCTCATGGAGTTCCGCAAGCTGTACAAGGACGACGTATTGAAGAAGACTGGTGTCAAACTCGGATTCATGAGTGCCTTCTCTCGCGCCTGTGTTCTTGCCATGAAAGACGTTCCCGCTGTTAATGCCTCCATCGAGGGTCCCAATGGTGGAGACACCATCGTTTATCGTGATTACGTGGATATCAGCGTGGCCGTTGCTACTGAGAAAGGACTCGTGACACCAGTGGTCCGCAATGCGGAGACCATGGACCTCGTTGGCATTGAGAAAGCCATCGCGGATCTTGGCAAGAAG GCTCGTGATAATAAGTTGACTATCGAGGACATGGCCGGGGGCTCTTTCACCATCAGCAAT GGCGGGGTTTTTGGCTCTCTGATGGGAACTCCCATTATCAACCTCCCACAGACAG CTGTTCTCGGACTCCACGCAATCAAGGACAAGCCGGTGGCTGTGAACGGTAAAGTTGAAATTCGCCCT ATGATGTATCTTGCCCTGACTTACGATCACCGACTCTTGGATGGTCGTGAGGCTGTAACTTTCTTGGTTAAG GTCAAGGAATACATCGAAGACCCCCGTCGGATGCTGCTGGGCTAG
- a CDS encoding protein-L-isoaspartate O-methyltransferase (COG:O;~EggNog:ENOG410PKHZ;~InterPro:IPR029063,IPR000682;~PFAM:PF08241,PF01135,PF13649;~go_function: GO:0004719 - protein-L-isoaspartate (D-aspartate) O-methyltransferase activity [Evidence IEA];~go_process: GO:0006464 - cellular protein modification process [Evidence IEA]) yields MPNKTPIRVSSLLKKLPQRSLSMAWYCSGSTNSELIANLFKTGLIKDERVKNAMLGVDRAHYAPSRPYSDSPQPIGHGATISAPHMHGHACEYLIDYLKPGSRVLDIGSGSGYLTHVLANLVVSPSSTSEADGQVIGVDHIPELVELAQTNMRKSKEGSSFLDSGRVKFITADGRLGWKEGAPYDAIHVGAAAHHLHPVLIEQLRAPGRMFIPVDAEDDEASFGLGGGQYIWVVDKREDGSVHKEKVFQVSYVPLTDRPGR; encoded by the exons ATGCCAAACAAGACACCCATAAGAGTATCCTCATTACTAAAGAAGCTCCCGCAAAGGTCTCTATCAATGGCGTGGTATTGCTCCGGCTCCACGAATAGCGAGCTCATCGCGAATCTGTTCAAGACGGGTCTGATAAAAGATGAAAGAGTGAAGAATGCCATGCTAGGC GTTGATCGCGCCCATTATGCGCCCTCAAGGCCATACTCCGATTCACCGCAGCCCATCGGGCATGGAGCTACCATATCTGCTCCACACATGCATGGACATGCCTGTGAATACCTCATCGACTATCTGAAGCCAGGCTCGCGTGTGCTAGACATCGGATCTGGCTCGGGTTACCTCACCCACGTGCTTGCAAACCTCGTCGTGAGTCCTTCGTCCACGAGCGAAGCCGATGGCCAGGTTATAGGTGTAGACCACATTCCGGAGTTGGTGGAACTGGCACAGACAAACATGCGCAAATCAAAAGAGGGGAGTAGCTTTCTTGACTCTGGAAGGGTGAAATTCATTACTGCCGATGGTCGCCTGGGCTGGAAAGAGGGCGCACCGTACGACGCCATCCATGTTGGCGCGGCCGCGCATCACCTTCACCCCGTACTCATCGAGCAGCTCCGCGCACCAGGGCGAATGTTCATACCCGTcgatgcggaggatgatgaggctaGCTTTGGGCTGGGGGGAGGACAGTATATCTGGGTAGTTGACAAAAGAGAGGATGGTTCAGTCCACAAAGAAAAGGTGTTCCAGGTTAGCTACGTTCCCCTAACCGACCGCCCGGGAAGATGA
- a CDS encoding putative mitochondrial translation release factor (RF-1) (COG:J;~EggNog:ENOG410PH5G;~InterPro:IPR005139,IPR000352;~PFAM:PF00472,PF03462;~go_function: GO:0003747 - translation release factor activity [Evidence IEA];~go_process: GO:0006415 - translational termination [Evidence IEA]) produces the protein MFNAPWICARCFVRSAARIGSNPRPFLQRRGLKTDSAGISQALLARARSLTNEHSKLSAHLAEVFDAKLAKRVGELAPIASTLKEWEHANSVCFSPMYLGLSFIDNLQSISELLSLLNDPETDAELRSLAVEDLESSKVALPAIADNLKKALIPRHPFADLPCLLEIRPGAGGDEAGLFAFEVLRMYIAFCSRRGFRYSLIKQDVADGPAQDRLSEAVLEVDADGAYDILRTESGVHRVQRVPATEAKGRTHTSAVSVMILPSFPDSGSGLDSSLNFEDPNSDYYVDPQEVRTEKMRAGGAGGQHVNKTESAIRLTHIPTGTVVSMQDSRSQHANRKKAWQVLRARIAEARREAREQEMVNLRRGAMGGVARMGRGDKIRTYNYGQNRCTDHRSGLTIHNLDSVLDGGEGLETVMESVRTWLVEREIEALAVEESVQDKEGLRAQPR, from the exons ATGTTCAACGCGCCCTGGATATGCGCTCGATGTTTCGTGCGGTCTGCTGCTAGGATTGGCTCCAATCCCCGTCCGTTTCTACAACGGCGCGGCCTAAAAACTG ATTCCGCTGGCATTTCACAAGCCCTCTTAGCACGCGCTCGTTCTCTAACCAATGAACATTCCAAACTCTCCGCTCATTTGGCCGAGGTTTTCGATGCGAAACTCGCCAAAAGAGTGGGTGAACTTGCGCCAATCGCAAGTACCTTAAAAGAGTGGGAACACGCAAATAGTGTATGTTTTTCTCCAATGTATTTAGGACTGAGCTTTATTGACAACTTGCAGTCTATATCTGAACTTTTGTCCCTGCTTAATGACCCGGAAACCGATGCTGAGCTGAGGTCGCTTGCAGTTGAAGATCTGGAGAGCAGCAAGGTCGCGCTGCCTGCCATAGCGGATAATCTGAAGAAGGCCCTTATACCTCGCCACCCTTTCGCAGACCTCCCATGTTTGCTCGAAATACGCCCCGGCGCAGGTGGTGACGAGGCTggtctttttgcttttgagGTTTTGAGGATGTATATCGCCTTCTGTTCACGTCGTGGTTTCAGGTATAGCCTCATAAAACAGGATGTTGCAGACGGCCCTGCGCAAGACCGATTGAGTGAAGCGGTCCTGGAAGTTGACGCGGATGGGGCCTATGACATTCTGAGAACGGAGTCGGGAGTTCATAGAGTACAGAGGGTTCCCGCCACCGAGGCGAAGGGCCGTACACATACCAGTGCCGTTAGTGTGATGATACTTCCTAGTTTTCCAGACTCCGGGAGCGGCCTGGATAGTTCACTCAATTTCGAGGACCCAAACAGCGACTACTATGTGGATCCTCAAGAGGTTCGCACAGAGAAGATGCGAGCCGGTGGCGCAGGCGGTCAGCACGTCAACAAAACCGAGTCAGCTATTCGGTTAACCCATATACCAACGGGTACCGTTGTCTCCATGCAAGATTCACGTTCCCAACATGCCAATCGAAAGAAGGCTTGGCAGGTTTTACGGGCGAGAATAGCTGAAGCAAGACGAGAAGCCCGAGAACAGGAAATGGTTAACCTAAGGAGAGGAGCAATGGGCGGTGTTGCTCGAATGGGACGCGGTGACAAGATCCGGACTTACAATTACGGTCAGAATCGCTGCACAGACCATCGCAGCGGCCTCACCATACACAACCTGGATAGTGTTCTTGATGGTGGCGAGGGCCTAGAAACCGTAATGGAAAGCGTACGGACATGGCTCGTCGAGCGCGAAATAGAGGCCTTGGCTGTTGAAGAATCAGTCCAAGATAAAGAAGGACTGCGTGCCCAACCGCGTTAG